A region from the Muribaculum gordoncarteri genome encodes:
- a CDS encoding DJ-1 family glyoxalase III produces the protein MKTSYLFLAEGFEEVEAMTPVDVMRRAGMEVYTVSITKNREVKGAHGVTVLADKTIDEIDADDAEWLITPGGMPGATNLAASGKLSDMLTNQYRKDGRIASICASPAVVLAPLGIVRGQNATCYPSFKDDLIKGGANYIDDRVVISGNLITSNGPSSALFFALAIVSETLGEDVSASVGAGMLLG, from the coding sequence ATGAAAACATCCTATCTTTTTCTTGCCGAAGGCTTTGAGGAAGTCGAGGCAATGACTCCGGTCGATGTTATGCGCCGTGCCGGTATGGAGGTATATACAGTATCGATAACAAAGAATCGTGAGGTCAAGGGCGCCCACGGAGTGACGGTGTTGGCCGACAAGACGATTGATGAAATAGATGCCGACGATGCCGAGTGGCTGATAACACCGGGCGGAATGCCGGGAGCTACCAATCTTGCCGCATCGGGCAAGCTCAGCGACATGTTGACCAACCAGTACCGTAAGGACGGACGCATCGCATCTATATGCGCGTCACCTGCAGTGGTGCTCGCTCCGCTTGGAATTGTACGCGGACAGAACGCCACCTGCTATCCCTCGTTCAAGGATGATCTTATAAAGGGCGGTGCCAACTATATCGACGACCGTGTAGTCATAAGCGGTAATCTCATTACCTCCAACGGCCCTTCGTCGGCTCTCTTCTTTGCTCTCGCCATCGTGTCGGAAACACTCGGCGAGGATGTGTCGGCTTCGGTAGGTGCCGGCATGCTTCTTGGCTGA
- a CDS encoding dihydrofolate reductase, translated as MTTRISIIAAVTRDGGLGHKGNLLYRISDDMKHFKAVTMGKPIIMGRKTFESFPNGALPGRRNIVVTSNASYNAPGIEIATSLNEAINMTATSDEAMIIGGGEIYRQAMPHASRIYLTQIDADAPDADTRFPEIDATQWDVTQQSEAATDPRSGVNYRFVTLDRK; from the coding sequence ATGACGACACGCATTTCAATAATAGCCGCTGTGACACGTGACGGCGGCCTCGGCCACAAGGGCAACCTGCTCTACCGCATAAGCGACGACATGAAGCATTTCAAAGCCGTCACGATGGGCAAGCCCATCATCATGGGGCGCAAGACATTCGAGTCATTTCCCAACGGAGCGTTACCCGGCCGACGCAACATCGTGGTGACAAGCAATGCGTCATATAACGCCCCCGGAATCGAAATAGCCACGTCGCTCAACGAGGCAATCAACATGACGGCGACAAGCGACGAGGCAATGATAATAGGCGGCGGTGAAATCTACCGTCAGGCTATGCCTCATGCGTCACGCATCTACCTGACGCAAATCGATGCCGACGCTCCCGACGCCGACACGCGCTTCCCCGAAATCGACGCAACCCAATGGGATGTCACACAACAAAGCGAAGCGGCAACCGATCCCCGCTCGGGAGTCAATTACCGCTTCGTAACTCTTGATCGCAAATAG
- a CDS encoding thymidylate synthase, with the protein MKQYLDLLRHVKENGVSKSDRTGTGTRSVFGYQMRFNLEEGFPLLTTKKLHLKSIIYELLWFLKGDTNVKYLQDNGVRIWNEWADPDGSLGHIYGFQWRSWPDYKGGSIDQITEAVETIKNNPDSRRIIVSAWNVADLENMNLPPCHAFFQFYVADGRLSLQLYQRSADIFLGVPFNIASYALLLMMMAQVTGLKAGDFVHTLGDAHIYNDHLEQVDLQLTREPRKLPRMVINPDVKNIFDFTYDDFKLEDYDPHPHIKAKVSV; encoded by the coding sequence ATGAAACAATATCTCGACCTGCTCCGTCACGTGAAGGAGAACGGAGTATCAAAAAGCGACCGCACCGGAACAGGCACACGCAGTGTGTTTGGCTACCAGATGCGCTTCAACCTCGAAGAGGGATTCCCCTTGCTTACAACCAAGAAACTTCACCTGAAATCCATAATATACGAGCTATTGTGGTTTCTGAAAGGCGATACTAACGTAAAGTATCTGCAGGACAACGGAGTGAGAATATGGAACGAATGGGCCGACCCTGACGGATCGCTCGGACACATATACGGCTTCCAGTGGCGCTCATGGCCCGACTACAAGGGAGGGTCGATTGACCAGATAACCGAAGCGGTGGAAACAATCAAGAACAATCCCGACTCACGACGCATAATAGTGAGCGCATGGAATGTCGCCGACCTTGAAAACATGAATCTGCCGCCATGTCACGCATTCTTCCAGTTCTATGTGGCCGACGGACGACTGAGCCTGCAGCTCTACCAGCGTTCGGCCGACATTTTCCTCGGCGTGCCGTTCAACATCGCCTCCTACGCGCTGCTGCTAATGATGATGGCGCAGGTGACGGGGCTAAAGGCGGGCGACTTCGTGCACACTCTTGGTGACGCACACATCTACAACGACCACCTCGAGCAGGTCGACCTGCAGCTGACACGCGAACCGCGAAAGCTGCCCCGCATGGTCATAAATCCCGATGTGAAGAATATATTTGACTTCACCTACGACGACTTCAAGCTCGAAGACTACGATCCGCATCCCCACATAAAGGCAAAAGTATCGGTATGA
- a CDS encoding 4Fe-4S binding protein — MKNRTLKICRVVVSVIIMAMVTLLWVEYSALLLNALGWIERIQIIPVSIGFSFGILVFWWLFTSLFGRIYCSSICPLGTLQDIVARVGRSSRQGSRRDYHYSPPLTTLRYTSLAIIIACLIGGLTLLPTVVAPYSIYTRSVVDLLKPVWGCINNLIAKAGTATGLWDVTYVHVFTASAFGVILSIVSITAITIPAWFYGRTFCNTICPVGTTLGLISKQSLWHIDIDTDLCTNCRRCEHACKASCINMDDHTVDGSRCVNCFNCLTACRDNAIFYRPTRKQLSIPMLQRTDAKAAPPAAQGQAAPMAECSTDTTTDQPTDR, encoded by the coding sequence ATGAAGAACAGAACTCTGAAAATATGCCGCGTTGTAGTGTCGGTTATCATCATGGCGATGGTAACGCTGCTGTGGGTTGAATACAGCGCACTGCTTCTCAACGCATTAGGATGGATCGAGCGGATACAGATAATCCCGGTGTCGATAGGATTCTCATTCGGCATTCTCGTGTTCTGGTGGCTGTTCACTTCGCTGTTCGGACGCATATACTGCTCATCGATATGTCCGCTCGGCACCCTGCAGGACATCGTTGCGAGAGTGGGACGAAGCAGCCGTCAGGGGTCGCGACGCGACTACCACTACTCCCCGCCGCTCACCACGCTGCGCTACACAAGCCTCGCCATAATCATAGCCTGCCTCATAGGCGGACTGACGCTGCTTCCCACCGTAGTCGCCCCCTACAGCATATACACCCGCAGTGTGGTCGACCTGCTTAAGCCCGTGTGGGGATGCATCAACAACCTGATTGCCAAGGCGGGCACCGCTACCGGACTGTGGGATGTAACCTATGTCCACGTGTTCACCGCATCGGCTTTCGGCGTCATATTGTCGATAGTGTCGATAACGGCCATCACGATTCCGGCATGGTTCTACGGACGCACGTTCTGCAACACCATCTGCCCCGTGGGGACAACGCTCGGACTGATAAGCAAGCAGTCGCTGTGGCACATAGACATCGACACCGACCTGTGCACCAACTGCCGTCGATGCGAACACGCGTGCAAGGCATCATGCATAAACATGGACGACCACACAGTCGACGGCTCGAGATGCGTAAACTGCTTCAACTGCCTCACGGCATGCCGTGACAACGCCATATTTTACCGCCCTACGCGCAAGCAGCTCTCGATACCGATGCTGCAACGCACCGATGCCAAGGCCGCACCGCCCGCGGCACAGGGACAGGCGGCACCCATGGCCGAATGTTCAACCGATACTACAACCGACCAACCAACCGACCGATGA